From a single Streptomyces liliifuscus genomic region:
- a CDS encoding dihydrofolate reductase family protein: MRKIVLSIGVSLDGFFEGPNREIDWHVVDDELLRHFNEFVGELGGLLTGRVTHELMAAYWPTADQDPECSETNREFAAIWRDIPKIVYSRTLEKADWNATVVREVAPDVIRALKEQPGGDLVVGGADLAAEFRRHDLIDEYRIYVHPVLIGHGNPLFRDTDALSRLRLIETHAFGNGVVMLRYERTETTS; the protein is encoded by the coding sequence GTGCGAAAGATCGTTCTGAGTATTGGCGTCTCCCTCGACGGGTTCTTCGAGGGACCGAACCGCGAGATCGACTGGCACGTGGTCGACGACGAACTGCTCCGGCACTTCAACGAATTCGTGGGCGAACTCGGCGGCCTCCTGACCGGCCGAGTCACACACGAGTTGATGGCGGCCTACTGGCCGACCGCCGACCAGGACCCCGAGTGCTCCGAGACCAACCGCGAGTTCGCCGCGATCTGGCGTGACATCCCGAAGATCGTCTACTCACGGACGCTGGAGAAGGCCGACTGGAACGCGACCGTCGTACGGGAGGTCGCCCCCGACGTAATCAGGGCGCTCAAGGAACAGCCGGGCGGGGACCTCGTGGTCGGCGGGGCGGACCTCGCGGCGGAGTTCCGGCGGCACGACCTGATCGACGAGTACCGGATCTACGTCCACCCGGTGCTCATCGGCCACGGCAACCCCCTCTTCCGCGACACCGACGCCCTCTCCCGACTCCGCCTCATCGAGACCCACGCCTTCGGCAACGGCGTGGTCATGCTGCGTTACGAGCGCACAGAGACGACGTCCTGA
- a CDS encoding MFS transporter — protein sequence MSADSTAVTTSARPETGSGSGSGTPPRGRHLGLALVVIAAAQLMVVLDATITNIALPAIQTDLGVSDANLAWIVNSYALAFGGLLLLGGKAGDLFGRRRMFQVGIIVFTLASLLGGLAPNEGLLIGARILQGVGAALAAPSALALITTTFPVGRPRNTAMGVYAAMGGVGATVGLLLGGTLTDLLDWRWVFFVNIPIGLAVLAGTRTLVEAERHPGRLDVPGAITGTGGLIALVYGITRGGEHGWTNGPTLASFAAAVVLLTVFLVVQARSSHPMMPLRLFRDRNRTGSYATMLFIGAGMFATFYFLTLYMQLILGYSPVKTGFAYLPFSFGMAAAAGVSSKLVTHFAPRLIAGPGLLVAAAGMGWFATLEADSSYAAHLMPAMFVTALGLGMSFVPMTLGAVSGVDHLDTGVASALLNTAQQVGGALGLAVLSTISTSAADGKLPDAAASLYRGLAVKDFGLVARAGEALTHGYAMAFVAAAGMFLAGLVVTAFAVNAGRQQHAEGTAAAHMG from the coding sequence ATGTCTGCGGACAGCACAGCTGTCACCACTTCCGCGCGCCCGGAAACCGGCTCCGGCTCCGGCTCCGGCACCCCACCCCGAGGCCGCCACCTCGGCCTCGCCCTGGTCGTCATCGCGGCGGCCCAGCTGATGGTCGTACTCGACGCCACCATCACGAACATCGCCCTGCCCGCCATCCAGACCGACCTCGGCGTCTCCGACGCGAACCTCGCCTGGATCGTCAACTCGTACGCGCTGGCCTTCGGTGGACTGCTCCTGCTCGGCGGCAAGGCGGGCGACCTCTTCGGCCGCCGGCGCATGTTCCAGGTCGGCATCATCGTCTTCACCCTGGCCTCCCTGCTGGGCGGACTGGCCCCGAACGAGGGCCTGCTGATCGGCGCCCGCATCCTGCAGGGCGTCGGCGCCGCGCTCGCCGCGCCCAGCGCGCTGGCCCTGATCACCACCACGTTCCCGGTGGGCAGGCCCCGCAACACCGCGATGGGCGTGTACGCGGCCATGGGCGGCGTCGGCGCCACCGTCGGTCTCCTGCTCGGCGGCACGCTCACCGACCTGCTGGACTGGCGCTGGGTGTTCTTCGTCAACATCCCCATCGGCCTGGCCGTCCTGGCCGGCACCCGCACGCTCGTCGAGGCCGAACGCCACCCCGGCCGCCTCGACGTGCCCGGCGCCATCACCGGCACCGGTGGTCTGATCGCCCTCGTCTACGGCATCACCCGCGGCGGCGAACACGGCTGGACGAACGGCCCGACCCTCGCGTCCTTCGCCGCGGCCGTCGTCCTGCTGACGGTCTTCCTCGTCGTCCAGGCCCGCAGCTCGCACCCGATGATGCCGCTGCGGCTGTTCCGCGACCGCAACCGCACCGGCTCGTACGCCACCATGCTGTTCATCGGTGCGGGCATGTTCGCCACGTTCTACTTCCTGACCCTCTACATGCAGCTCATCCTGGGCTACAGCCCCGTGAAGACCGGCTTCGCGTATCTGCCGTTCAGCTTCGGCATGGCCGCCGCGGCCGGGGTCAGCTCCAAGCTGGTCACGCACTTCGCCCCGCGGCTGATCGCCGGGCCCGGGCTGCTGGTCGCCGCGGCGGGCATGGGGTGGTTCGCGACACTGGAGGCGGACTCGTCGTACGCGGCGCATCTGATGCCGGCGATGTTCGTCACCGCGCTCGGTCTCGGCATGAGTTTCGTGCCGATGACGCTCGGGGCGGTGAGCGGGGTCGACCATCTGGACACCGGGGTCGCTTCCGCGCTGCTGAACACCGCGCAGCAGGTCGGTGGGGCGTTGGGGCTTGCGGTGCTGTCCACGATCTCGACGTCGGCTGCCGACGGGAAGCTGCCCGACGCTGCCGCGTCCCTGTATCGGGGGCTGGCCGTGAAGGACTTCGGGCTGGTGGCCCGGGCCGGTGAGGCGCTTACCCATGGCTACGCGATGGCGTTCGTCGCCGCCGCGGGGATGTTCCTGGCGGGCCTCGTCGTCACGGCCTTCGCGGTCAACGCGGGCCGCCAACAACACGCCGAGGGCACGGCTGCGGCCCACATGGGCTGA
- a CDS encoding sugar ABC transporter substrate-binding protein, with translation MTLMLAACGALDGSSDGGEASPTKGDDITVGLLLPEKSNSRYEKFDYPIIKEKVSTLTDGKGKVVYANAEQDAAEQNKQLAKMVEDKVDVLLVDAVDSKAIASGVKQAKEAGIPVIAYDRLAEGPIDAYISFDNEAVGQVQGRALADELNGGRSQKIVMMNGAVTDPNAAQFKDGALGELSGKVTIAKSYDTKDWKPANARANMMAAISAIGADNIAGVYSANDGMAGGIISALKAAGVTDLPPITGQDAELDAVQRVVIGDQFMSVYKPYPQEAETAAEMAVAVVRGFGIEFDSLTPDKVTSPTKKNIPSNLLQVSALTKDTIKTTVLQDGIYTADQICTAKYKTACDSLGIK, from the coding sequence ATGACCCTCATGCTCGCCGCATGCGGAGCACTGGACGGGAGCAGTGACGGCGGCGAAGCGAGCCCGACCAAGGGCGACGACATCACTGTGGGGCTGCTGCTGCCGGAGAAGTCGAACTCGCGCTACGAGAAGTTCGACTACCCGATCATCAAGGAGAAGGTCTCCACGCTGACCGACGGCAAGGGGAAGGTCGTCTACGCGAACGCCGAGCAGGACGCGGCAGAGCAGAACAAGCAGCTCGCGAAGATGGTGGAGGACAAGGTCGACGTGCTCCTCGTGGACGCGGTCGACTCCAAGGCCATCGCCTCCGGGGTGAAGCAGGCCAAGGAGGCGGGGATTCCCGTCATCGCGTACGACAGGCTGGCCGAGGGGCCGATCGACGCGTACATCTCGTTCGACAACGAGGCGGTCGGGCAGGTGCAGGGCCGGGCCCTCGCCGACGAGCTCAACGGCGGCAGGTCGCAGAAGATCGTCATGATGAACGGCGCGGTGACGGACCCGAACGCCGCCCAGTTCAAGGACGGCGCCCTCGGTGAGCTCAGCGGCAAGGTGACCATCGCCAAGTCGTACGACACCAAGGACTGGAAGCCGGCCAACGCCCGGGCCAACATGATGGCGGCGATCTCCGCCATCGGCGCCGACAACATCGCCGGGGTGTACTCCGCCAACGACGGCATGGCCGGCGGCATCATCTCCGCGCTGAAGGCGGCCGGGGTCACCGACCTGCCGCCGATCACCGGCCAGGACGCCGAGCTGGACGCGGTGCAGCGCGTCGTCATCGGCGACCAGTTCATGAGCGTCTACAAGCCGTACCCGCAGGAGGCCGAGACGGCCGCCGAGATGGCCGTGGCCGTCGTCCGCGGATTCGGCATCGAGTTCGACTCCCTGACCCCCGACAAGGTCACCAGCCCCACGAAGAAGAACATCCCGTCCAACCTGCTCCAGGTCTCCGCCCTGACCAAGGACACCATCAAGACGACGGTCCTCCAGGACGGCATCTACACGGCCGACCAGATCTGCACGGCCAAGTACAAGACGGCCTGCGACTCCCTCGGCATCAAGTAA
- a CDS encoding transglutaminase family protein: MTRRLRIRHITRVSYAQAAVRSHNEVRMTPLTLPGQTTLDARVLVSPSTPTWSYWDYWGTQVTGFDLMEPHEDLTITAVSLVETSPPADLPPAPAWAEVARRVANSRLLEHAVQTSRTAVPEELVERARAAAAGLDPHETAVAVSDLVADRVSYIPGSTGVNTSAAEAWDQGAGVCQDIAHLTAGLLRALGLPTRYVSGYLHPERDAELHRPVAGQSHAWIEYWAGDWTGHDPTNRTRADESHVVVGRGRDYDDVTPHKGIYRGVAGGPPEVTVEFTRVA, translated from the coding sequence ATGACCCGGCGGCTGCGCATCCGGCACATCACCCGCGTCTCGTACGCGCAGGCCGCGGTCCGCTCCCACAACGAGGTCCGTATGACCCCGCTGACGCTGCCGGGCCAGACGACGCTGGACGCCCGCGTCCTGGTCAGCCCGTCCACACCGACCTGGTCGTACTGGGACTACTGGGGCACCCAGGTCACCGGCTTCGACCTGATGGAGCCGCACGAGGATCTGACGATCACGGCGGTGAGCCTGGTGGAGACGTCACCGCCGGCCGACCTGCCACCGGCCCCGGCCTGGGCGGAGGTGGCCCGGCGGGTGGCGAACTCCCGCCTGCTGGAACACGCGGTCCAGACCTCCCGTACGGCCGTCCCCGAGGAGCTGGTCGAGCGGGCCCGCGCGGCGGCCGCGGGACTGGACCCGCACGAGACGGCGGTCGCGGTCTCGGACCTGGTGGCCGACCGGGTCTCGTACATCCCGGGCTCCACCGGCGTGAACACCAGCGCGGCCGAGGCCTGGGACCAGGGCGCGGGCGTCTGCCAGGACATAGCCCATCTGACGGCCGGGCTCCTGCGGGCACTGGGCCTGCCGACCCGCTATGTGTCCGGCTATCTGCACCCCGAGCGGGACGCGGAACTGCACCGCCCCGTCGCCGGCCAGAGCCACGCCTGGATCGAGTACTGGGCCGGCGACTGGACCGGCCACGACCCCACCAACCGCACCCGTGCCGACGAGTCCCACGTCGTCGTGGGCCGGGGCCGCGACTACGACGACGTCACCCCGCACAAGGGCATCTACCGGGGAGTGGCCGGGGGCCCGCCCGAGGTGACGGTGGAGTTCACCCGCGTGGCGTGA
- a CDS encoding alpha-E domain-containing protein translates to MNDVILSRIAEALTWTGRYVERADATGRILDAYLHRLLEDPWRDEDMACRSLYAILGVDAGTDAVDMQQVLDQLAFDARSTCSIEGALGAARLNARSAREAVSSEMWECLNSTWHALADQRLAARRTGPYAYLELVRRRAALFFGLADSTMSRDDSWRFVVLGRSLERVDMTVRLLSVRVLDAAHAPDWPTLLSASGADEAYARVYGGFGDTARVAEFLIMDREFPRSVLHALTTAEECLAALGRPRQDPARRPIGRMRTRLEYLDSTALEDVLPSLLRELQTSCMASAEAVAERFFPYQGPVEWAQEGA, encoded by the coding sequence GTGAACGACGTGATCCTCTCCCGCATCGCCGAGGCACTGACCTGGACGGGCCGCTATGTCGAACGGGCCGACGCCACCGGCCGCATCCTCGACGCCTATCTGCACCGGCTCCTCGAAGACCCCTGGCGGGACGAGGACATGGCGTGCCGCTCGCTGTACGCGATCCTCGGCGTCGACGCGGGCACCGACGCCGTCGACATGCAACAGGTCCTGGACCAGCTGGCCTTCGACGCCCGCTCGACCTGCTCCATCGAGGGTGCGCTGGGCGCCGCCCGGCTGAACGCGCGCAGCGCCCGCGAGGCGGTGTCCTCCGAGATGTGGGAGTGCCTCAACTCCACCTGGCACGCCCTCGCCGACCAGCGTCTGGCGGCCCGCCGCACCGGCCCGTACGCCTATCTGGAGCTGGTGCGCCGACGGGCCGCGCTCTTCTTCGGGCTCGCCGACTCGACGATGAGCCGGGACGACAGCTGGCGTTTCGTGGTGCTCGGCAGGAGCCTGGAGCGGGTGGACATGACCGTACGGCTGCTGTCCGTACGGGTGCTGGACGCGGCGCACGCGCCCGACTGGCCGACGCTGCTCAGCGCGAGCGGGGCGGACGAGGCGTACGCGCGGGTGTACGGCGGTTTCGGGGACACGGCCCGGGTGGCCGAATTCCTCATCATGGACCGGGAGTTCCCTCGTTCGGTGCTGCACGCGCTGACCACGGCGGAGGAGTGCCTGGCGGCGCTCGGCCGCCCGCGCCAGGACCCGGCGCGGCGCCCGATCGGCAGGATGCGCACCCGCCTCGAATACCTGGACTCGACGGCCCTGGAGGACGTGCTCCCCTCCCTCCTGCGGGAGTTGCAGACGTCCTGCATGGCCTCCGCCGAGGCGGTCGCGGAGAGGTTCTTCCCGTACCAGGGGCCCGTCGAGTGGGCCCAGGAAGGAGCGTGA